The region CCCTGCTCGGTCACCTTGATCGCGCCGTCCAGCGTGCCGTACGGCTGAGCCAGGATCGCCTCGTGCGTCGGCCCGCCGCCGCGCCCGACCGTGCCGCCCCGGCCGTGGAACAGCCGCAGGCGCACCCCGTGCCGGGCGGCCACGTCACGCAGCGCGCGTTGCGCCCGGTGGATCGACCACTGGCTGGTGGTGATCCCGGCCTCCTTGTTCGAGTCGGAGTAGCCGAGCATCACCTCCTGCACGTCGCCCCGGGCGGTCACCAGCGCCCGGTACGCGGGCAGCGACAGCAGTTCGTCGAGGAGTTCACCGCCGGCGTTCAGCTCGGCCGGGGTCTCCAGCAGCGGCACGAACCCGATCCGGGCCCGCCCACTGTGCACGTCCACCAGGCCTGCCTCGCGGGCCAGCACCACGGCGGCCAGCACGTCGTCGACGCCCAGGGTCATCGAGATGATGTACGACTCGATCACCTCGCCGCCGAACCGGTCCTGTGCCTCCCGGATGGTCCCGAACACGTCGAACGTCTTGCGGGCCGGCTCGGACAGCGACGTGTCCACCGTGGACAGTGGACGGCGGCCGGTCAGCTCGTCGGCGAGCAGCTTGGTGCGCTCCAGCCGGGTCAGTGCCGGGTAGTCGGAGACCTCGCCGACCGCCTCGTAGAGCTGGGCGAGCACCGCGTGGTGCGCCTCGGCGTGCTCCCGGACGTCCATCGTCGCCAGGTGCAGACCGAAGGCGGAGACCGTGCGGATGGTGGAGGCCAGTCGGCCGACGGCGGTGAGCTGCCCGGAGTTGCGGGCCAGCGAGGCGCGCAGCAGATCGAGGTCGGCGATCAGCTCGGCGGAGCCGCGGTAGTCGCGCCCCGGCACGTGCACGGTGCCCTGGCGCAGCCGTAGCCGGGTGTTGGCGAGCTTCGCCTTCACGCAGCGCGCCTTGAGTCGGTACGGCTCCTCCGCGTTGACCCGACGGAACCGCGTCGCCACCTCGGGCAGTGCGTCCAGGTCGGCGGCGAGGCTGGCGGACAGGTCCAGGGACACCCCGCGCAGCCGGCGGGAGACCGAGACCTCGTTGATCAGGTGGTCCATCGCCTTCTCGGTCGCGGCGATGCCGTGCTCGTGCTGGATGGTCAGCACCTCGCGGGTGACCGCCGGGGTGACGAACGGGTTGCCGTCGCGGTCGCCGCCGATCCAGGTCCCGAAGCTCAGCGGCCGGGCCGTCGGCGAGGTTTCCACGCCGAGGGTACGCAGCGTGTCGGCCAGGTCGTCGAGCACCTGCGGGGCGGCCTCGGCGTACAGGTCGCGCAGGTAGTAGATGGCGTTACGGGCCTCGTCGGTCGGGTCCGGCCGGTCGAGCCGCAGCTCGTCGGTCTGCCACATCAGGTCCAGCAACTCGGCCAGGCGGCGGTTGGCGGGGCCCTCGTCGCTGGCGCCGTAGAGGATCGCGTTGGCCGTCTCGGCGTCCAACTCGTCGGCGATGGCACGCAGCTTGGACAGGATCGAGCGGCGGGCCGCCTCGGTCGGGTGCGCGGTGAAGACCGGTCGGACCGCCAACCGACGTGCCGCGTTGGCGATCTCCTCGGCCGGTACCCCACGCTCGGCGATCATCTTGGCGGCCTGGTCCAGCCACCCGCCCTGCACCGCGCGGCGGCGGCGCAGATCCCGCGCCCGGTGCACCTGCTCGGTGATGTTGGCCAGGTGGAAGTAGGTGGAGAAGGCTCGGGCCAGCTTGGTGCCGGTGGTCACGTCGAGCCCGCCGAGGCGCTGGGCGGCCGCCGGGGCGTCGGTGCGGACCTGGGCGCGGATCTCCTCGACGAGGTCGAGCAGCGGGCGACCCTCCTGGCGGGCCAGGGTCTGCCCGAGCAGGGTGCCGAGTCGACGGATGTCGGCCCGCAGCGCGGCGTCCGGGCCGTCGTGGTCGTGCTGATCGGTCACGATGCGCTCCCTTACGTGGTGACGAAGGACAGCGCTGTCCGACTTACTGGATGGTATCCGCGCGCGCCGGATGTGCGGAGGCCCCCCGGTGATCCACTGGCTTTGGATCGGCGTTTCCGGCGTGATCTCAGCCACCGTCCCCGGTCGACCCGGGGCCGGAGCGACCCGACCCGGGGCCGGCGGTGGCGGTCCGGCGGCCCCGGACGCTGGCGGTCCGGCGGCCCCGGACGACGCTGGCGCTGACCAACCCGACGATGCCGACGACCGCCCAGAGCGCGAGCGCGATCGCGGGCCAGCCGGCGGACCGCCAGTCGAAGTAGACCGCCGCCTTGGTGAGGTCGTTGGCGAGCCCGGGGATGTTCCACCGGTGCATGCCACGCAGCACCCCGGGCAGGAACTCGGGCGCGTAGATGCCGCCGGAGCCGGGGTTGCCGAGCACCACCAGCAGCAGGATGACCAGCGCGGTGCCCGCGACGCCGAGCCAACCCTGGATGGCGCTGGCGAACATCGCGGCGGCGAAGACGGCCAGCGCGCCGATCGCGGCGATCGTCGGCACGTCGTGCTGCCAGATGTCCAGGACCGGCCCGACCATTATCGCGCCGGCGATGCCGAGCAGCACGCTGTAGACCGCCAGGGCGGCAACGCGAAGTCCCGCCCGCCGTGCCGTGCGCGGGGTGGTGCCGGCGGAGATCCCGAGCACGGTCGAGGCCAGGTAGCCGCCGAGCACGTACCCGACGTTCAGGTAGAACGGCACCACCCCGCGCGGGTCGGCCGAGGTGACCGGCACCCGGTCGACCACCTGTAACGGGGTGCTGGTGCGGGCGGCGGCGTTGCTGAGGACCTCCTTGATCGCGCTGGTGGCGGAGGGGCCGGAGGCACTCGCGACCGTCAGACGCAGGCCGTTGTCCGGGCCGGTGCTGAGCACGGCGTACACCGCGCGGCTGAGCAGGGCGTCCTCGGCGGCGGTCGGGTCGTCGTACTCGATGGGTTTGAGGGTGGTGGTCTGGTCGCGCACGGCGTCGAGCGTCGCCCGCGCGCGTTGGTCACTGGCGACGACGCCGACCGGCAGGTCGCGGGGCGTGGGTTGGTGCAGTGCTCCGACATAGGCCGCGATGAACGCGGTGGCCAGCGCGAGCGTGCCGATGAGCAGCCCGATGCTGCGCGGCGCCCAGTCGCGGTCGCGCTTTTGCGGTGCTTCCTCCACATGAGGAGCCTAATGTCCGTTCATTGGGCGGCAGGACCGAAACCGGTTGGCCGGGCGGTTAGCCTTCGATCATGGGGACACTGATCTATCCACCCAAGCCGCAGCCGGGTGACCGGGTCGCGGTCGTCTCACCCTCCGCCGGCCTGCCGGGACTCTTCCCCCACGTGTACGAGTTGGGGCTGCGCCGGCTGCGCGAGGAGTTCGGCCTGGAGCCGGTGGAGTACCCGACCACCCGGGTCATGGGTGCGGACCCGAGCGACCGGGCCCGCGACCTGACCGCCGCGTTCGCCGACCCGAGCATCACCGCGGTGCTCGCCACGGTCGGCGGCGACGACCTGATCACGGTCACCCCGCACCTCGACGACGACGTGCTGCGGGCCAACCCCAAGCCCTACTTCGGTTACTCGGACAACACGAACGTGCTCAACCACCTCTACCGGCTGGGCATCGTCGCGTACCACGGCG is a window of Micromonospora sp. WMMD961 DNA encoding:
- the ppc gene encoding phosphoenolpyruvate carboxylase, whose amino-acid sequence is MTDQHDHDGPDAALRADIRRLGTLLGQTLARQEGRPLLDLVEEIRAQVRTDAPAAAQRLGGLDVTTGTKLARAFSTYFHLANITEQVHRARDLRRRRAVQGGWLDQAAKMIAERGVPAEEIANAARRLAVRPVFTAHPTEAARRSILSKLRAIADELDAETANAILYGASDEGPANRRLAELLDLMWQTDELRLDRPDPTDEARNAIYYLRDLYAEAAPQVLDDLADTLRTLGVETSPTARPLSFGTWIGGDRDGNPFVTPAVTREVLTIQHEHGIAATEKAMDHLINEVSVSRRLRGVSLDLSASLAADLDALPEVATRFRRVNAEEPYRLKARCVKAKLANTRLRLRQGTVHVPGRDYRGSAELIADLDLLRASLARNSGQLTAVGRLASTIRTVSAFGLHLATMDVREHAEAHHAVLAQLYEAVGEVSDYPALTRLERTKLLADELTGRRPLSTVDTSLSEPARKTFDVFGTIREAQDRFGGEVIESYIISMTLGVDDVLAAVVLAREAGLVDVHSGRARIGFVPLLETPAELNAGGELLDELLSLPAYRALVTARGDVQEVMLGYSDSNKEAGITTSQWSIHRAQRALRDVAARHGVRLRLFHGRGGTVGRGGGPTHEAILAQPYGTLDGAIKVTEQGEVISDKYTLPSLARENLELTLAAVLQATLLHTAPRQPAEMLERWDATMDVVSESAFRSYRSLVEDPDLPAYFWASTPTELLGALNIGSRPAKRPNTGAGLSGLRAIPWVFGWTQTRQIVPGWFGVGSGLAAAREAGLADVLAEMHRNWHFFRTFLSNVEMMVTKTDLNIARRYVETLVPKKLHPIFEQIEQEYELTKRELLAVTASPALLENSPVLQRTLAVRDTYLEPLHHLQVALLRQYRESGAAGRAVATAPGGRRAPSDGTALERALLTTVNGIAAGMRNTG